From the genome of Syntrophales bacterium, one region includes:
- the polA gene encoding DNA polymerase I, whose product MSDNRDYPTLVLVDGTNYVYRAFYAIRELSNSKGFPTNAIYGFTTMLMKLIREQEPDYMAVVFDAKGPTFRHEAYDQYKANRPVMPDDLVLQIPRVKDVVRGFAIPVIEREGVEADDIIGTLAKSADARGVRVKIASGDKDLLQLVTARVTIVDTMKDKSYDMDGVVERFGVPPDRVVDVLGLAGDSSDNIPGVPGIGEKTAVKLVSNYGSLDDILSRLEELKGGRLKSNLMEYADQARLSRELATIRTDLDLDVSLEDLVRQNLDADALRALFSEFEFSSLLQQVQGREAPGDRSYTLITREEHLHDLSRLLREAGSFSFEFVTGREIPQRGIEPVGLALSARPGEAWYIPIGKEEDGVGLEPESLYSSLGPVFSDPAILKTGHDLKKAFLVLATNRITLAGADFDTMVAAWLLDASKRDYSLQSLAARYLNRRLPSPEELTGSGARALSIRDVPPDKAVDCFCRSVDVLSSLKPLLEDEIRKEGLAELFREIEMPLVEVLAAMEFYGVLVDGGLLADMSKDLGELLRLSEEKIYALAGERFNINSPRQLQVVLFDKLGMPRGRKTKEGYSTDVEVLARLARSYELPGEILAYRSLAKLRSTYVDALPELINPETGRIHTSYNQTATATGRLSSSDPNLQNIPIRTTEGKRIRQAFKAPEGWELLSSDYSQIELRILAHLSEDEELIQAFADGEDIHRKTASTVFGVFPALVNDEMRRQAKVINFGVIYGMSPFGLARELGITQKMAKIYIDEYFQRFQGVSRFIEKVLDQAREDGFVTTIMKRRRAIPEINSPIVQVRQFAERAAVNTPIQGSAADLIKIAMLRIAGAIKEKEFSARMIMQVHDELVFEVPREERDSLADLVKKEMEGVITLKVPLEVHIRSGGDWDEAH is encoded by the coding sequence GTGTCGGATAACCGTGATTACCCCACTCTGGTTCTCGTGGACGGCACCAACTATGTCTACCGGGCCTTCTATGCCATTCGTGAACTTTCAAACTCGAAGGGCTTCCCCACGAACGCCATATACGGCTTCACCACCATGCTGATGAAGCTGATCCGGGAACAGGAACCGGACTACATGGCCGTCGTGTTCGACGCGAAGGGACCCACCTTCCGCCATGAAGCCTACGATCAGTACAAGGCGAACCGGCCTGTCATGCCCGATGATCTCGTTCTTCAGATCCCCCGCGTCAAGGATGTGGTGCGAGGCTTTGCCATTCCCGTCATAGAGAGGGAAGGTGTCGAAGCCGACGATATCATCGGTACACTGGCAAAATCAGCCGATGCCCGGGGTGTCCGGGTAAAGATAGCCTCCGGAGACAAAGACCTGCTGCAACTGGTGACCGCCCGGGTCACCATTGTGGATACAATGAAGGACAAATCCTACGACATGGATGGTGTAGTGGAACGCTTCGGGGTTCCGCCGGACCGGGTTGTCGACGTACTGGGACTTGCCGGAGACTCTTCCGACAACATACCGGGCGTGCCGGGAATCGGAGAAAAGACAGCCGTAAAACTGGTGAGTAACTACGGTTCCCTGGATGACATACTGAGCCGTCTTGAGGAGTTGAAGGGGGGCCGACTGAAAAGCAATCTCATGGAATATGCCGACCAGGCGCGCTTGAGCCGGGAGCTTGCGACCATCAGGACCGATCTGGATCTTGATGTATCACTTGAAGACCTGGTGCGACAAAATCTCGACGCCGACGCCTTGAGGGCTCTGTTCTCGGAATTTGAATTTTCATCGCTGCTGCAGCAGGTGCAGGGCCGAGAGGCCCCCGGTGACCGTAGTTATACGCTGATTACCCGTGAAGAGCATCTTCACGACCTTTCGAGGCTCCTCCGGGAGGCGGGAAGTTTTTCCTTTGAATTCGTCACCGGCCGGGAGATTCCTCAGCGGGGCATTGAACCGGTCGGACTGGCCCTTTCAGCCCGGCCGGGGGAGGCCTGGTATATTCCCATCGGGAAGGAGGAAGATGGCGTCGGACTCGAGCCGGAGTCCCTCTATTCATCGTTGGGGCCGGTTTTTTCAGATCCCGCGATTCTCAAAACCGGTCACGACCTCAAGAAGGCCTTTCTTGTCCTCGCGACAAACCGCATTACCCTCGCGGGGGCCGACTTTGACACCATGGTGGCAGCCTGGCTCCTCGATGCATCGAAGAGGGACTACAGTCTTCAGTCACTTGCCGCCCGATACCTGAACCGTCGTCTTCCGTCGCCGGAGGAACTGACGGGGAGCGGTGCCCGTGCCCTATCGATCCGTGATGTCCCTCCGGACAAGGCCGTCGACTGTTTCTGCCGGTCAGTGGACGTCCTCTCGAGCCTGAAGCCCCTGTTGGAAGACGAAATCAGGAAAGAGGGACTGGCCGAGCTGTTCAGGGAGATTGAAATGCCCTTGGTGGAAGTTCTGGCTGCCATGGAGTTTTACGGAGTTCTTGTCGATGGCGGCCTCCTGGCGGACATGTCGAAGGATCTGGGGGAACTGCTCAGGCTCTCTGAAGAAAAGATTTATGCCCTGGCGGGAGAGCGATTCAATATCAATTCGCCCAGGCAGCTCCAGGTCGTACTCTTCGACAAGCTGGGAATGCCCCGGGGGCGCAAGACAAAAGAGGGATATTCAACGGACGTGGAGGTACTCGCGCGCCTTGCCCGCTCCTATGAATTGCCTGGAGAAATCCTGGCTTACAGGAGTCTTGCCAAACTGCGGTCCACCTACGTGGATGCCCTGCCTGAGCTTATCAATCCCGAAACGGGGAGAATCCACACATCCTATAACCAGACGGCAACGGCGACGGGACGGCTCTCCAGCAGCGATCCGAATCTGCAGAATATTCCCATCAGAACCACCGAGGGGAAGCGCATCCGCCAGGCATTCAAGGCACCCGAGGGCTGGGAACTCCTGTCGTCGGACTATTCGCAGATCGAACTGCGCATCCTGGCCCATCTTTCAGAGGATGAAGAGCTGATACAGGCCTTCGCCGATGGCGAGGACATTCACCGAAAGACGGCCTCCACGGTCTTCGGCGTTTTCCCGGCCCTGGTCAACGACGAGATGCGGCGGCAGGCAAAGGTCATAAACTTCGGTGTGATCTATGGAATGAGCCCCTTCGGGCTGGCTCGGGAACTGGGCATAACCCAGAAAATGGCAAAGATTTACATTGACGAATATTTCCAGCGTTTCCAGGGGGTCAGTCGCTTCATAGAGAAGGTGCTCGATCAGGCCAGGGAGGACGGTTTCGTGACTACCATCATGAAGCGGCGCCGGGCAATTCCTGAGATCAACAGCCCCATCGTTCAGGTCCGCCAGTTTGCCGAACGGGCGGCGGTGAACACGCCCATCCAGGGGTCCGCGGCGGATCTTATAAAGATCGCGATGCTGCGGATCGCCGGAGCCATCAAAGAAAAAGAATTCTCCGCCCGTATGATCATGCAGGTTCACGACGAACTTGTCTTTGAAGTCCCCCGGGAAGAACGAGACAGCCTTGCGGATCTCGTGAAAAAGGAAATGGAAGGTGTCATCACCCTGAAGGTTCCGCTTGAAGTGCATATCAGGAGCGGCGGCGACTGGGACGAGGCGCACTGA
- the hemB gene encoding porphobilinogen synthase, whose translation MQYPEYRPRRLRKNENLRRLIRETRLSVDSLVCPLFVVPGSKVKKPITSMPGQFQVSVDHLVKEAAVIRDLGIPAVLLFGIPEKKDELAGGAFARKGIVQRAVSALKESIPDMMVITDVCLCEYTSHGHCGMLDGDDVDNDTTIQVLGETALSHARAGADMVAPSAMMDGQILAVREALDEGGYESTPVMAYSAKYASSFYGPFREAAESAPQRGDRKSYQMDPANSDEAIREMTLDVAEGADILMVKPALAYLDVIRRAREEFDLPLAAYNVSGEYAMVKAAAAMGHLDGERAMMEILLSLRRAGADIIITYHAKEAAEVLLK comes from the coding sequence ATGCAGTACCCCGAATACCGGCCACGACGGCTGAGAAAAAATGAGAACCTGAGACGGCTGATCAGGGAAACACGCCTGTCCGTTGACAGCCTCGTGTGTCCGCTGTTCGTCGTTCCCGGTTCAAAAGTGAAGAAACCGATCACCTCCATGCCGGGACAGTTCCAGGTATCCGTTGACCATCTGGTGAAGGAAGCGGCGGTGATTCGAGACCTGGGGATTCCCGCGGTGCTTCTCTTCGGTATTCCCGAGAAGAAGGATGAGCTGGCCGGCGGAGCCTTCGCGAGAAAGGGCATCGTGCAGAGGGCCGTCTCGGCATTGAAAGAATCGATTCCCGACATGATGGTCATCACCGATGTATGTCTATGCGAGTACACCAGCCACGGCCACTGCGGCATGCTCGACGGCGATGACGTGGACAACGATACCACGATCCAGGTACTGGGTGAAACGGCCCTTTCCCACGCCAGGGCCGGCGCCGACATGGTGGCACCCTCGGCCATGATGGACGGCCAGATCCTGGCCGTTCGTGAAGCCCTCGACGAAGGAGGGTATGAGTCAACGCCCGTCATGGCTTACTCGGCCAAGTACGCGTCGTCTTTCTACGGGCCTTTCAGGGAGGCCGCCGAAAGCGCGCCGCAACGGGGGGACAGGAAGTCCTACCAGATGGACCCTGCCAACAGTGACGAGGCCATCAGGGAAATGACCCTGGACGTGGCGGAAGGGGCGGACATTCTCATGGTGAAGCCGGCACTCGCCTACCTCGACGTCATACGCAGGGCCAGGGAGGAGTTTGATCTGCCCCTCGCTGCCTACAACGTAAGTGGTGAATACGCCATGGTCAAGGCGGCGGCGGCCATGGGGCACCTTGACGGTGAGCGCGCCATGATGGAGATCCTGCTGTCGCTGCGGCGGGCCGGCGCCGACATAATTATAACCTATCACGCGAAGGAAGCGGCAGAAGTGCTTTTAAAATAA
- a CDS encoding Lrp/AsnC family transcriptional regulator, with translation MSCTMDDRDRTLLTMLQGDFPLEKNPIAVVAGRLGMDEGDVRDRVKRLKEEGVIRRIGAVFDREALGWEGTLCAAKVPGDRLDVFVGAVNAIPGVTHNYRRNHDWNVWFTLIAASRGDIDRILETLRAQTGITDIVDMKTLRTFKINAAFDLRPRAPTK, from the coding sequence ATGAGCTGTACAATGGATGATCGTGACAGGACCCTTCTCACCATGCTGCAGGGCGACTTTCCCCTGGAAAAAAATCCCATTGCCGTGGTGGCCGGCAGGCTGGGCATGGACGAAGGGGACGTGCGCGACCGGGTGAAGCGGCTGAAAGAGGAGGGCGTCATCAGGAGAATCGGCGCCGTCTTCGACCGTGAAGCCCTTGGCTGGGAAGGGACTCTCTGCGCCGCCAAGGTTCCCGGCGACCGACTCGATGTCTTTGTGGGGGCGGTAAACGCTATACCCGGTGTTACTCACAACTACCGCCGCAACCACGACTGGAATGTCTGGTTCACGCTCATCGCGGCCTCACGGGGCGATATCGACCGCATTCTTGAAACCCTGCGCGCGCAGACGGGCATTACGGATATCGTGGACATGAAAACCCTTCGCACCTTCAAGATCAACGCCGCCTTCGACCTGCGGCCGCGTGCTCCGACAAAATGA
- the ahbD gene encoding heme b synthase, whose product MVQNRPSIILPHDLRMVAWEITRSCNLDCIHCRAAAKYGPYEGEPATEQCLALLDDIASLGTPVVILTGGEPYLREDIFYVAAEGDRRGLRMVLATNGTMVTDEIARKTREAGIRRVSISIDGADGTSHDTFRGVHGAYDAALRGIEAFRQAGVEFQVNTTVTERNRGELDLIMKRAERLGAAAHHIFLLVPTGRARDMAHQAMGPDEYEETLLWYHEREKGCSMQLKATCAPQYYRIYHQNRNNRENDPGRGGELHTMTRGCMGGSSFCFISHRGQVQPCGFLEIDCGQLSCQSFQEIWEDSPIFRDLRNLSRYEGKCGRCEFIRVCGGCRARAYEATGSYLAEEPLCPWEPGSGRSGSFAGER is encoded by the coding sequence GTGGTACAAAACCGACCATCGATCATTCTGCCCCATGACCTTCGCATGGTGGCCTGGGAAATAACACGGAGCTGCAACCTGGACTGTATCCACTGCCGGGCGGCGGCCAAGTACGGTCCCTACGAGGGGGAACCGGCCACGGAACAATGCCTGGCACTGTTGGACGACATCGCCTCTCTGGGAACTCCCGTGGTGATTCTCACGGGGGGTGAGCCCTACCTTCGGGAAGATATATTTTACGTGGCCGCCGAAGGGGACCGGCGGGGGCTTCGTATGGTTCTCGCCACGAACGGTACCATGGTGACTGACGAAATCGCGCGAAAAACCAGGGAGGCGGGCATCAGGCGCGTGAGCATCAGTATCGACGGGGCGGACGGGACAAGCCACGATACCTTTCGGGGCGTACACGGCGCCTACGACGCCGCGCTCAGGGGAATCGAGGCCTTTCGACAAGCGGGAGTTGAGTTCCAGGTGAACACCACGGTAACAGAGCGGAATCGAGGAGAACTGGACCTGATCATGAAACGGGCTGAGCGGCTCGGTGCGGCGGCTCACCACATATTTCTCCTGGTCCCCACGGGGCGGGCCCGGGACATGGCACACCAGGCCATGGGACCCGATGAATACGAGGAAACCCTTCTCTGGTACCACGAGCGTGAGAAAGGCTGTTCCATGCAGTTGAAAGCCACCTGTGCCCCCCAGTATTACCGCATTTATCACCAGAACAGGAACAACCGGGAGAACGACCCGGGACGGGGCGGTGAACTTCACACCATGACCCGGGGCTGTATGGGGGGCAGTTCCTTCTGCTTCATCTCCCACCGGGGGCAGGTGCAGCCCTGCGGGTTTCTGGAAATCGATTGCGGACAGCTGTCCTGTCAGAGTTTTCAGGAAATCTGGGAGGATTCTCCCATTTTCCGTGACCTGAGGAATCTCTCTCGCTATGAGGGGAAATGCGGTCGCTGCGAATTTATCCGGGTTTGCGGGGGTTGCCGGGCCCGCGCATACGAGGCGACAGGCAGTTACCTGGCTGAAGAGCCGCTCTGTCCCTGGGAACCCGGAAGCGGCAGGAGCGGTTCGTTTGCCGGGGAAAGATGA
- a CDS encoding 4Fe-4S dicluster domain-containing protein produces the protein MPVLSRRHFLRAAASLAALTGISGAPSFAADGPRRGDLATLIDCTLCDGCVDHAVALCVAACRERALERIPDPEQPIPKLFPRGQIEDWSERKDVLDRLTPYTQIYVQRADVGEGDDRRTVYLPRRCMHCDNPPCATICPFTANHKYPNGAVVIDDDLCFGGAKCRDVCPWGIPQRQSGLGIYLNILPTLAGNGVMFKCDLCYDRLMKQRVPLCVEACPRGAMIIGLRRDIFNEAERRAARTGGRLYGNTENGGTGTIYLSPVPFEDINAVLAKGPGRPHLDRVERRLARASILEASVLMAPVAGMGAGIAAAVAALKQRGKDNRDGGGCD, from the coding sequence ATGCCGGTTTTATCGAGAAGACATTTTCTGCGGGCAGCCGCCAGCCTGGCTGCACTGACGGGCATTTCCGGCGCGCCGTCCTTTGCTGCCGACGGACCCCGTCGGGGAGATCTCGCCACGCTGATCGACTGTACGCTCTGCGACGGGTGTGTGGATCACGCCGTTGCGCTTTGTGTCGCGGCCTGCAGGGAACGGGCCCTGGAGAGGATTCCCGATCCCGAACAACCGATTCCAAAGCTCTTTCCACGGGGACAGATCGAAGACTGGTCTGAACGGAAGGATGTTCTTGACCGGTTGACGCCCTATACGCAGATCTATGTGCAACGGGCCGATGTGGGGGAGGGTGACGACAGACGAACGGTTTATCTGCCGCGGCGTTGCATGCACTGCGACAATCCTCCCTGTGCTACCATCTGTCCCTTCACGGCGAACCACAAGTATCCCAACGGTGCCGTCGTCATCGATGACGACCTCTGCTTCGGCGGTGCAAAGTGCCGTGACGTCTGTCCCTGGGGTATCCCGCAGCGCCAATCCGGTCTCGGCATCTACTTGAATATTCTGCCGACCCTGGCGGGAAACGGTGTCATGTTCAAGTGCGACCTCTGTTATGATCGACTCATGAAGCAACGGGTTCCGCTCTGCGTAGAGGCGTGCCCCCGAGGTGCCATGATCATCGGATTGAGGCGGGACATATTCAACGAGGCGGAGCGAAGGGCGGCGCGGACGGGGGGCCGGCTCTACGGGAACACGGAAAACGGGGGCACGGGGACCATCTACCTGTCGCCTGTGCCCTTTGAGGATATAAATGCCGTTCTGGCCAAGGGGCCGGGCCGGCCGCACCTGGACCGGGTTGAACGACGGCTTGCCCGGGCATCCATTCTGGAAGCGTCAGTCCTCATGGCGCCGGTTGCCGGAATGGGTGCCGGGATCGCCGCGGCCGTGGCCGCACTGAAACAGAGAGGAAAAGACAACCGGGATGGCGGCGGCTGTGACTGA
- the ahbC gene encoding 12,18-didecarboxysiroheme deacetylase, with translation MIGVSKLYCGGVEPSDVLRYGSDSGSLPSQLLQFSADKKPVVVWNVTRRCNLKCVHCYSSSQNVTYADELDTLQGRALLSDMADYGCPVALFSGGEPFMRSDLPELVRYAVDRGMRAVISTNGTLVTPRQARIYADIGLSYVGVSLDGTGPVHDRFRGVGGAFEAAMRGIRNCRDAGIKVGVRFTLTRSNVDQVPAIFDLAEAEGIPRLCFYHLVYSGRGSALIDEDLDHRETRAAVDLILDRTKDLYRRGVPKEVLTVDNHADGPYLYLRLLREDPERAAEVMKLLCMNEGNNSGRGIGCVSWDGEVHPDQFWRSVSLGNVKNRPFHEIWEDRGNGLLMRLKDKKLHVRGRCASCRWLDICGGNFRARAEAATGDIWAEDPACYLTDEEIDKEG, from the coding sequence ATGATAGGTGTTTCAAAACTATACTGCGGGGGTGTCGAGCCGTCGGATGTTCTGCGCTACGGTTCTGATTCCGGGAGCCTTCCGTCGCAGCTGCTCCAGTTTTCCGCCGACAAGAAACCCGTAGTGGTGTGGAACGTAACCAGGCGGTGCAACCTGAAGTGCGTGCACTGCTACTCAAGCTCTCAGAATGTGACCTATGCCGACGAACTCGACACGCTGCAGGGCAGGGCGCTCCTGTCGGATATGGCCGATTACGGTTGTCCCGTAGCGCTTTTTTCCGGTGGCGAGCCTTTCATGAGAAGCGACCTTCCCGAACTGGTCCGCTACGCCGTCGACCGGGGCATGCGCGCCGTCATCTCCACCAACGGCACTCTCGTCACGCCGCGGCAGGCACGGATTTACGCTGATATCGGCCTGTCCTATGTGGGGGTGAGCCTCGACGGGACAGGCCCCGTGCATGACCGCTTCAGGGGCGTCGGAGGGGCCTTTGAAGCCGCCATGCGGGGTATCAGGAACTGCCGGGACGCGGGCATCAAGGTGGGTGTCAGGTTCACCCTCACCCGCTCGAACGTGGATCAGGTGCCGGCCATTTTTGACCTGGCGGAGGCTGAAGGAATACCCCGGCTCTGTTTCTATCATCTGGTCTATTCGGGACGCGGTTCCGCTCTTATCGATGAAGACCTTGATCATCGTGAGACCCGGGCCGCTGTGGACCTCATTCTTGACCGCACGAAAGACCTGTACCGCCGGGGTGTGCCAAAGGAAGTCCTCACCGTCGACAACCATGCCGACGGGCCTTACCTGTACCTGCGTCTTCTGCGGGAGGACCCGGAACGGGCCGCCGAGGTGATGAAGCTGCTTTGCATGAACGAGGGAAACAACTCGGGCCGGGGCATCGGCTGCGTCAGCTGGGACGGCGAGGTCCATCCGGACCAGTTCTGGCGTTCCGTTTCCCTGGGTAACGTGAAAAATCGTCCCTTTCATGAGATCTGGGAGGATCGGGGAAACGGGCTGCTGATGCGACTGAAGGACAAGAAACTCCATGTCCGGGGCCGCTGCGCCTCCTGTCGATGGCTCGATATCTGCGGAGGTAATTTCAGGGCCCGGGCGGAAGCGGCGACGGGAGACATCTGGGCTGAAGACCCGGCCTGCTACCTGACGGACGAGGAAATCGACAAGGAGGGCTGA
- the cobA gene encoding uroporphyrinogen-III C-methyltransferase produces MSTVPADGRRSDTEEKNNPRPRDRDLPTPAAGSALRVEPMRNMGKVYIIGGGPGDPGLVTLRAVECLSRADVVVYDHLVNREILDHAPGESRRIYVGKQGGDHTLSQDDINMILVEEARGGHVVARLKGGDPFIFGRGGEEALVLADHGIPFEIIPGISSAVAVPAYAGIPLTQRKFTSTVAFVTGHEDPTKPESRLHWEHLAPLETLVFLMGVKNLPTITEKLIEHGKDPETPAILVRWGTTADQETVVGTLGSIAALARERGMTPPAIFVTGDVVALRDRLAWFEKKPLFGKGIVITRPEGQARECADMLRERGARVIVFPVISIVPHEDTGRFDEALGVLDSYQWVIFTSANSVRFFFDRLRSLGRDLRDLKGLRVAAIGPATAAAIEAKGIRVDIVPEEYISEGVVKAFESLDLEGVKILLPRAETARDVIPRELEARGACVDVIPLYRATGSGRDGTELIGLMKEGLVDVLAFTSPSTVTHCIDMIGGIENIPPSVAVACIGPVTEAAARKAGLRVDIMQGPYDMKGFAAAIEEGLKEKR; encoded by the coding sequence TTGAGTACGGTTCCTGCTGATGGCCGACGGTCTGATACTGAGGAGAAAAACAATCCCCGGCCGCGGGACCGGGATCTGCCGACCCCGGCGGCGGGGTCGGCACTGAGGGTAGAGCCTATGCGAAACATGGGGAAAGTATACATCATCGGTGGAGGGCCGGGAGACCCGGGACTCGTCACCCTTCGGGCCGTCGAGTGCCTGTCGCGGGCGGACGTGGTTGTCTACGATCATCTCGTCAACAGGGAGATACTGGATCACGCCCCCGGCGAATCCCGCCGGATATACGTGGGGAAACAGGGGGGGGACCACACGCTTTCCCAGGACGACATCAACATGATCCTCGTTGAGGAGGCCCGCGGAGGGCACGTGGTGGCGCGGCTCAAGGGCGGCGATCCCTTCATTTTCGGTCGCGGCGGGGAAGAGGCGCTGGTTCTCGCCGATCACGGGATACCCTTCGAAATCATCCCCGGCATCAGCTCGGCCGTCGCGGTGCCGGCCTATGCCGGGATTCCCCTGACCCAGCGGAAGTTCACCTCCACGGTGGCCTTTGTCACGGGGCACGAAGATCCAACGAAGCCTGAAAGCCGCCTCCACTGGGAACACCTGGCGCCTCTTGAAACACTGGTTTTTTTGATGGGCGTGAAAAACCTTCCAACGATCACGGAAAAACTCATCGAGCACGGGAAAGATCCGGAAACACCGGCGATTCTTGTCCGATGGGGGACCACTGCAGATCAGGAGACAGTGGTTGGGACCCTGGGAAGCATCGCAGCGCTGGCCCGTGAACGAGGCATGACGCCACCGGCGATCTTCGTGACCGGCGACGTGGTGGCTCTGCGAGACAGGCTTGCCTGGTTCGAAAAGAAGCCCCTCTTCGGGAAGGGTATCGTTATCACACGGCCCGAGGGACAGGCCCGTGAATGTGCGGACATGCTTCGTGAACGGGGAGCCCGGGTTATTGTTTTCCCCGTCATTTCCATTGTTCCCCATGAAGACACCGGCAGGTTCGACGAGGCCCTTGGCGTTCTCGATTCCTACCAGTGGGTCATATTCACCAGCGCCAACAGCGTCCGCTTCTTTTTTGACCGTCTTCGAAGCCTCGGCAGGGATTTACGGGATCTGAAGGGCCTTCGCGTGGCCGCTATCGGCCCCGCCACGGCGGCGGCCATCGAGGCAAAGGGAATCAGGGTTGACATAGTCCCTGAAGAATACATCTCGGAGGGGGTGGTAAAAGCCTTCGAAAGCCTGGACCTGGAGGGTGTCAAAATCCTGCTTCCCCGGGCGGAAACGGCCCGTGACGTGATTCCCCGTGAACTTGAGGCCCGGGGGGCCTGCGTTGACGTGATACCCCTCTACCGCGCGACAGGTTCGGGCCGTGACGGCACGGAACTGATCGGGCTCATGAAGGAGGGCCTCGTGGATGTACTCGCCTTTACGAGTCCCTCAACGGTGACCCATTGTATCGACATGATCGGCGGTATCGAAAACATACCCCCTTCCGTCGCCGTCGCCTGCATCGGACCCGTAACGGAAGCGGCGGCGCGGAAAGCCGGCCTGAGAGTGGACATCATGCAGGGCCCCTATGACATGAAGGGCTTTGCGGCTGCCATCGAGGAGGGGTTGAAAGAAAAACGATGA
- a CDS encoding OFA family MFS transporter — protein sequence MSPASMKVMPRWIPLLGGVLGSTTCGLLLYAWSVFIQPLSAEFGWNRAEISMAFSICALMFGLITFVSGKMSDRFGPRIVVIIGSIILGVGFTAAGFIQEKWQLYLTYGFIAGTGGGLVYLPPIATAPKWWPDRRALATGFAVVGLGLGSFIMAPLATKIIGHPGLGWRYVFIYAGIAMGIMGLVSAFCLNNPPPKWKPAGWNPPRPAEMGEKVISRDYTFSEAVRTRQFWMLYLAYFCGCFAGLMVIGHVAGHGTDSGLTAMQAAMAVSALAVFNAVTRILIGYVADKIGAKVSLIVILALQVVALLFLYPAGSSVVFLVVIAAVIGWNYGGMFTLFPSACLQYYGPTAQGANYGLLFTAFGLAGFFGPLVGGMLKDSTGTYSVPFIAGAAVVALSVITIALSKAPGRKEA from the coding sequence ATGTCACCAGCATCCATGAAAGTAATGCCCCGCTGGATTCCGCTTCTTGGTGGAGTCCTGGGATCCACCACCTGCGGTCTGCTCCTCTATGCCTGGAGCGTTTTCATTCAACCCCTGAGCGCCGAGTTCGGCTGGAACCGGGCGGAGATATCCATGGCTTTTTCCATCTGCGCGCTCATGTTCGGACTCATAACCTTCGTATCGGGGAAAATGAGCGACCGCTTCGGCCCCAGGATCGTGGTCATTATCGGCTCCATCATTCTGGGGGTCGGATTTACCGCCGCAGGCTTCATCCAGGAGAAATGGCAGCTCTATCTGACCTATGGATTTATCGCGGGGACAGGCGGCGGCCTCGTCTATCTGCCTCCCATAGCCACGGCCCCCAAGTGGTGGCCTGACCGGAGGGCCCTTGCCACGGGTTTCGCCGTTGTCGGGCTGGGTCTTGGTTCATTCATCATGGCCCCCCTGGCGACCAAGATCATCGGCCACCCCGGTCTGGGGTGGCGGTATGTCTTTATCTACGCGGGCATCGCCATGGGCATCATGGGCCTTGTTTCCGCCTTCTGCCTGAACAATCCGCCCCCGAAGTGGAAACCCGCCGGCTGGAATCCTCCCCGGCCGGCGGAAATGGGAGAAAAGGTGATTTCCCGTGATTATACCTTCAGCGAGGCCGTACGGACCCGCCAGTTCTGGATGCTGTACCTTGCCTATTTCTGCGGTTGCTTCGCGGGCCTCATGGTCATCGGGCATGTGGCGGGCCACGGCACCGACTCGGGGCTGACCGCTATGCAGGCCGCCATGGCCGTGAGCGCCCTGGCTGTGTTCAATGCCGTAACACGCATCCTGATCGGCTACGTGGCGGACAAGATCGGCGCCAAAGTTTCCCTCATCGTGATCCTGGCCCTGCAGGTAGTGGCCCTGCTGTTCCTCTACCCGGCGGGCAGCAGCGTGGTCTTCCTCGTCGTCATAGCGGCCGTGATCGGCTGGAACTACGGAGGCATGTTCACGCTGTTTCCCTCTGCCTGTCTGCAGTATTACGGGCCAACGGCGCAGGGAGCCAATTACGGACTTCTGTTCACCGCGTTCGGTTTGGCGGGTTTTTTCGGTCCCCTGGTGGGCGGCATGCTGAAGGATTCCACAGGAACCTACTCGGTCCCGTTCATTGCCGGTGCGGCGGTGGTGGCCCTTTCAGTGATTACCATCGCCCTTTCGAAGGCTCCCGGCAGGAAAGAGGCCTGA